A window from Citrus sinensis cultivar Valencia sweet orange chromosome 3, DVS_A1.0, whole genome shotgun sequence encodes these proteins:
- the LOC127901295 gene encoding uncharacterized protein LOC127901295, with translation MSIDFFCLFERMLGGFISNFLAGSTVSCNKPRAMGSNGTVTELQRNSTNWTVVVDEIVKMEKKIFPKHESLARSFDEELKKKNSGLLYIPIHGQVVGYVMYAWPTSLSASITKLAVKESYRGQGHGEVLRNQWKIQLQVLTLKYS, from the exons ATGTCCATCGACTTTTTTTGCCTGTTCGAAAGAATGCTAGGAGGCttcatttctaattttcttgcTGGATCAACTGTAAGTTGCAACAAGCCACGTGCCATGGGGAGTAATGGAACCGTCACGGAGCTGCAGAGAAACTCAACGAACTGGACTGTCGTAGTGGACGAGATTGTGAAGATGGAGAAGAAGATTTTTCCCAAGCACGAATCTCTGGCAAGATCTTTTGATGAAGagctgaaaaagaagaactcaGGCCTGCTTTACATTCCGATTCATGGACAAGTCGTTGGCTACGTCATGTACGCGTGGCCTACTTCCTTGTCTGCTTCTATCACCAAGCTTGCAG TGAAGGAGAGTTATCGGGGACAAGGTCACGGAGAGGTTTTGCGGAATCAATGGAAGATCCAACTGCAAGTTTTAACCTTGAAATACTCGTGA